One Halosegnis longus DNA window includes the following coding sequences:
- a CDS encoding beta-class carbonic anhydrase, with the protein MSVTDNNSHHHEHVDDTVSDRSDWARRRREGIPTDKNLLVVACMDERIPVEEALGVELGDAQIFRNAGGKVTDDVIRSAALTTNFFDTDEIIVINHTDCGMMSAPDEAVREGLDAQTGGLDDADIDPSLPELNLGDADMMEWVKMTDDIDDACAAQVEYLRDSEFIPDSVAVSGYVYEVESGELRNPGDRVAEEISERRV; encoded by the coding sequence CTGTCTGTGACGGACAACAATTCTCACCACCACGAGCACGTGGACGATACTGTTAGTGACCGATCTGACTGGGCTCGCCGCCGTCGCGAGGGAATTCCGACTGACAAGAATCTCCTCGTCGTAGCCTGTATGGACGAGCGAATCCCGGTTGAAGAGGCCCTCGGAGTGGAGCTTGGGGACGCGCAGATCTTCCGCAATGCGGGCGGGAAAGTCACTGACGATGTGATTCGGTCGGCGGCACTGACCACGAACTTCTTCGACACCGACGAGATCATCGTGATCAACCACACCGACTGCGGCATGATGAGCGCCCCCGACGAAGCTGTTCGGGAGGGGCTAGATGCCCAGACTGGCGGGCTCGACGACGCCGATATCGACCCATCGCTGCCCGAACTAAATCTCGGTGACGCGGACATGATGGAGTGGGTGAAGATGACCGACGATATCGATGACGCCTGCGCCGCACAGGTCGAATATCTCAGAGACTCCGAGTTCATCCCGGACAGCGTCGCGGTGTCGGGATACGTGTACGAGGTGGAGTCGGGCGAGCTTCGCAACCCGGGCGATCGAGTTGCCGAGGAAATCAGCGAACGACGCGTCTGA
- a CDS encoding acyl-CoA thioesterase — MVDLIDTFIEDRNRIQPNHANNLGTAHGGNVLRWMDEVGAMSAMRFAGESCVTAHINSVDFALPLELGDIALIEAYAYAAGRTSVRVRVRAYGEDPLDGTSEVTTESYFVFVAVDDNRNPVPVPELTVATDEGEQLREQALADE, encoded by the coding sequence ATGGTCGATTTAATAGACACCTTCATCGAAGATCGGAATCGGATTCAGCCGAACCACGCGAACAACCTCGGAACTGCCCACGGCGGGAACGTGCTCCGCTGGATGGATGAAGTCGGGGCGATGAGTGCGATGCGGTTCGCCGGCGAATCCTGTGTAACAGCGCATATCAACTCCGTTGATTTTGCACTGCCGCTCGAACTCGGCGACATCGCGCTCATCGAGGCATATGCCTACGCAGCCGGCCGAACGAGCGTGAGGGTCCGCGTGCGAGCCTACGGCGAGGACCCGCTCGACGGTACCAGTGAGGTCACGACGGAATCGTACTTCGTGTTCGTCGCCGTCGATGACAATCGCAATCCGGTCCCGGTCCCCGAGCTCACTGTCGCGACTGATGAGGGTGAACAGCTCCGAGAACAAGCACTCGCCGACGAGTGA